A window from Toxoplasma gondii ME49 chromosome IX, whole genome shotgun sequence encodes these proteins:
- a CDS encoding hypothetical protein (encoded by transcript TGME49_291910~Signal peptide predicted by SignalP 2.0 HMM (probability 0.996) with cleavage site probability 0.827 at residue 41~Predicted trans-membrane domain (TMHMM2.0):19-39:180-203:222-241), translated as MEAPNGSKPNIWALYRVRCAVLRRAAILVALGILFLSVAAARPPSSGAHVATEQGAGGSEELDLTDNGPSVIKDRREAANTKKNQQSVETTADNDDAKDGEENAQKTTRSKMRKEQQTKLLETMNELLSENREYRKMKADRERKKLLQQYQSEDDDLDPEESPAFIKDLQKFKNLQKKKSFAGAASIVSMALASAGMLVYWMANKKGEFLEREDRKVHKRNNMGLIASSLAGAIGVGLTQLQRRRYKKKLQRLQQKLVRMEKEAYAGHMPEDTPFLGADEESPEDKRKREKAKRLQEQQQQKR; from the exons ATGGAGGCCCCGAACGGCTCAAAACCCAACATCTGGGCACTGTATCGGGTGCGGTGTGCGGTACTCCGTAGAGCTGCAATCCTTGTTGCTCTCGGAATCTTGTTTCTTAGTGTGGCAGCTGCGCGACCTCCTTCTTCCGGAGCGCATGTCGCTACAGAGCAAGGCGCAGGAGGCAGTGAAGAACTCGACTTGACTGATAACGGCCCCTCTGTTATTAAGGaccggagagaggcagcaaaTACGAAAAAGAATCAGCAATCAGTGGAAACAACGGCCGACAATGACGACGCAAaggatggagaagaaaatgcaCAGAAAACTACAAGAAGCAAGATGCGCAAAGAGCAGCAGACAAAGCTTCTCGAGACGATGAACGAGCTTCTTTCGGAGAACCGCGAATACCGCAAGATGAAAG ctgacagagagagaaaaaaacttCTGCAACAGTACCAATCGGAAGATGATGACTTGGACCCAGAAGAATCGCCCGCAT TTATCAAAGACTTACAGAAGTTCAAGaatctgcagaagaaaaaaagcttTGCTGGGGCTGCGTCCATTGTCAGCATGGCGTTGGCATCCGCAGGTATGCTAGTGTATTGGATGGCAAACAAAAAGGGCGAATTTCTCGAGCGAGAGGACCGTAAAGTGCACAAGCGGAATAACATGGGCCTCATCGCTAGTAGTCTTGCAGGCGCAATCGGTGTCGGCCTCACCCAGTTGCAACGACGCCGTTACAAAAAGAAACTCCAACGTCTTCAACAGAAGCTCGTGCGcatggagaaagaagcataTGCTGGACATATGCCTGAGGACACACCGTTTCTTGGTGCGGACGAAGAAAGTCCGGAAGACAAGcgcaagagggagaaggcgaaacgtCTTCAGGAACAACAACAACAGAAACGGTAG